The following proteins are co-located in the Doryrhamphus excisus isolate RoL2022-K1 chromosome 3, RoL_Dexc_1.0, whole genome shotgun sequence genome:
- the LOC131126304 gene encoding aquaporin FA-CHIP-like, with protein MREIKSKEFWRAVLAELVGMTLFIFLSIAAAIGKPGDPGQEVKVSLAFGLAIATLAQSLGHISGAHLNPAVTLGMLASCQISVFRAVMYVVAQLLGSALASGILYGTRPNTTNALGLNSLSGVTPSQGVGIELLATFQLVLCVIAVTDKRRRDVTGSAPLAIGLSVCLGHLAAISYTGCGINPARTFGPALIMNDFTDHWVYWVGPMCGGVAAAVVYDFLLSPKFEDFPERMKVLVSGPVGEYDVTNDTATVEMATK; from the exons ATGAGGGAGATCAAAAGCAAAGAATTCTGGAGGGCCGTTCTGGCCGAGCTGGTGGGCATGACACTGTTCATTTTCCTCAGCATTGCGGCGGCCATCGGTAAACCGGGCGACCCAGGCCAGGAGGTCAAGGTGTCGCTGGCCTTCGGGTTGGCTATTGCAACTCTGGCGCAGAGTCTCGGACACATCAGCGGCGCCCACCTGAACCCTGCTGTCACTTTGGGGATGCTGGCCAGCTGCCAGATTAGCGTGTTCCGGGCCGTCATGTATGTGGTGGCACAGCTGCTGGGCTCGGCCTTGGCTAGCGGGATCTTGTACGGTACACGGCCCAACACCACTAACGCACTGGGACTCAACTCT CTCAGCGGCGTCACCCCCAGCCAGGGCGTGGGCATCGAGCTGCTGGCGACGTTTCAGCTCGTGCTGTGTGTCATCGCCGTCACTGATAAAAGGCGACGTGACGTCACCGGCTCAGCACCCTTAGCCATCGGGCTCTCCGTTTGTTTGGGACACTTAGCGGCT ATCAGCTACACTGGCTGCGGCATCAATCCCGCACGCACTTTTGGACCAGCTTTGATCATGAATGACTTCACAGATCACTGG GTATACTGGGTGGGGCCCATGTGTGGTGGTGTGGCGGCAGCCGTCGTCTACGATTtcctcctctcgcccaaattCGAGGACTTTCCCGAGCGCATGAAAGTGTTAGTTAGCGGGCCAGTGGGTGAATACGACGTCACTAATGATACAGCGACTGTGGAAATGGCAACCAAGTAG